The window GAGTACTTTTCAAAAGTCACATCCACAAAAAACGAATATTTCCATGGTGTTTCTATAATAGGCAATGATTGAATCTTCGTTAAATTCATTCGGCAATCGCTCATAACGTTAAGTATGGTAGCCAGGCTCCCCCTTTTATGATCCAACTCAAATTTTAACGATGCCTTATTGATCTCATCTTCCGGAATAGCCGAGTTTTTAGTCTGGACGATCACAAATCGGGTAGCATTATTTTTTATGGTCTGAATTTCAGGCCCCAAAATTTCCAAATCGTACATCTTAGCTGCCGCATAACTCGCAACAGCACCTACACCATCGAGCTGCTGTTCATGTATTCTTTGTGCCACTTCGGCCGTATCTGCATCTTCAATAAGTTTTATATGCGGGTATTTCTTGAAAAATTCTTTGGTTTGCAGTAATGCCATCGGATGCGAATACACCTCATTAATATCTTCTATCTCCTGCCCTTTTAAAGCCATTAAATTTTGATGGATATTGATATAATGTTCACCGATTATATGCAGGTGATTAGCATCGATCAAAGCATAATTTGGAATTATGGATCCGGCTATTGAATTCTCAATAGCCATTACCGCCATGCCACATGTCTTATCCAGAAGACTATCTACCAGTTTATCAAAAGACAGACATTCATGAACATCTACCCCATCATGAAAATACTCCTGTGCCACCAAATGGTGAAAAGATCCTCTGATTCCCTGTATTGCAACTTTAGTTTTCATTTAATTTTTATGTAAAAAAAAAGTCCCGATTGCTCGGGACTTTAATATTATATACTTTTTCACATATACCTATAACAGCCCCGTTCCTCTCTTAAAGAAATAAAAGAAGAAATAAAAAAAGTTCCAGTTATAAATAGTTGCGATCATTTGTTTGTCTTAAATCTGCTGCTAATGTAAATATTAATTTGTAAAATAAAACCCATGAACCTTATTTTTTCGAAAAAAAAATATTTTCATTACTTTTTTTTTGGATTTTGAATTAAATATCACAGATATTAAAAAATTGACAACAGCTATTTAAGCCTCTTCAACATGAGTTTAACACAACACAGATACCAAATGATCAATAATCTAATACAATATCATACAAGTATAAAGGAGTGCAGCCGGGATGCCTGAACCAAATGCCTTTAAAATAAGGTTTCGGCTTTCGTGATAGCCGAAGGAACAGACCAGACATAAAAACATTAACAAACCGACTAACAATCGAAAACAAACCGGACTCACGTCTCTTTAATTATTTACTACCGTTACATTCTATATAATTAGAAAACTTCTTCATTTTAAAAGATTAATCAATTACCTTTCGGAAAATTAGAAGTCCTTTATGATGATTAATGAAAATAACTATTCTATTTTCAACTCTATACTCGATAATGATTTTTATAAATTCACGATGCAGTGTGCTGTTGTTAAGCTTTTTCCCAATGTAAAGGCCAAGTACAAGTTCATCAACAGGGGGGAGCATAAATTTCCGGAAGGTTTTGGGCAAGCACTCAGAAGTGCTGTAGACAACATGGCCCGATTACAGTTAACAAGGGATGAAAAAAGCTTTCTTACGGAAACATGTCATTATTTAAACCCTGCATATATAGATTTCCTGGAAGGGTATCGTTACGACCCCTCTGAGGTTAGTATCCAGCAAACCGGCGAAGATCTCGAAGTATATGTTTCCGGATACTGGTACCGTACCATTTTGTGGGAGGTGCCTCTGCTATCGCTCATCTGTGAATTGTATTATGAGCTTACAGGACAGGAACGCTGGACCAAAGAAAAAGTAGTAGACACTACCCTCAATAAAATAAAACTCTATAATGAGCTTGGGGTAACTTTTGCAGAATTCGGCACACGCAGACGTCATTCGTACCGGACCCATCGCGAGGTCATGCATACTTTATCTACCTACAAAGGGAAAAGCTTTATTGGCAGCAGTAATGTACATATGGCGATGCTCTATAATGTAAAACCAATCGGAACTCATGCGCATGAATGGTTTATGTTTCACGCAGCCGAATACGGATTTAAAATGGCTAATGCACTCTCATTAGAACATTGGGTAGATGTGTATAGAGGCGATCTTGGAGTTGCTCTCTCCGACACCTATACCACAGATGTGTTTTTTAAACAATTCGACACTAAGTTTGCCAAATTATTTGATGGTGTACGCCACGATAGCGGGGATCCTATTGAATTTGCCGAAAAGACCATCATACACTATAAACATCACGGAATCAACCCCTTGTACAAGTACATTATCTTTTCGGACGGTCTAAACCCTGAAAAAGTTGAATCTATTACGCATGCGTGCAAAGGAAAAATAGGCATCTCTTTCGGTATAGGTACCAATCTCACAAATGACGTGGGGCTCAAACCAATGAATATAGTTATTAAACTTACTGATGTACTTACTAATGATAACGAGTGGATCCCTACCGTAAAACTCTCTGACGAACCCAACAAGCATACCGGTGACGAGAAAATGATATCATTAGCCAAGGAATTACTACGTATCAAAGACTAATATAATGGCTTTTTCGTTTAAGTTTGCTGAACCAATCATTTTTATATTTTTGATCAAAATATCAATATGTCAATTGCTGTATCGAACATTACAAAAGTTTACGGAGAACAAAAAGCCTTAAATAACATTTCATTTAGTATTGAAAAAGGTGAAATAGTTGGATTTCTCGGACCGAATGGCGCCGGAAAATCAACTATGATGAAGATCCTTACCACTTATATAAAACCGAGCAGCGGCAAAGCTTCGGTTAACAAATATGATATTGGTACAGAAAAAAGAAAGGTACAGAAAAGCATAGGCTACCTCCCCGAGCATAACCCGCTGTATCTCGATATGTATGTAAAAGAATATCTGGCATTTAATGCCGGCATATACAATATCCCTAAAACCCGTATTAAGGAAATTATCACGCTAACAGGTTTAACTCCTGAAGCTCACAAAAAAATAGGACAACTTTCCAAAGGTTACAGGCAAAGGGTTGGATTGGCAACAGCCATGCTTCACGATCCTGATGTACTGATACTGGATGAACCAACGACTGGGCTCGATCCTAATCAACTGACTGAAATTCGTGAACTTATAAAAAATGCAGGAAAGAATAAAACCGTTTTACTTTCCACCCATATCATGCAGGAAGTGGAAGCTATATGCGACAGGGTTATTGTAATCAATAAAGGGCAGATCGTTGCAGATAAAAAACTCTCTCAATTAAATGATGAAAAGCAACAAGTAATCTTTGTTGAGTTTGATTATCGCGTGGAAGACATCTTATTAAAAGAGCTCCCACATATAACAACCATTAAGAATATTGCCGGATTCGCCTATGAATTACACTTCAATACGGATAAAGACATGAGGCCTGCTATTTTCGATTTTGCACAGGAGAATGGTTTAAAAACACTTCAGCTCAACCATAAACACAAAAACCTGGAAACGCTGTTCAGGGAACTAACATCTTAACCAAAAGCAAATTAACCCTGTTTTTTTGTATCTTTATATAGAAGATCAATTTATTTTACCTTAAGCAACTTGTAGCCTCTGGTTCATGCTGTGTTTCCATTATAAATCATTAACACCGACCATATGGGATCAGCAAACAAAAATTCTTTATTTTATCGATCAGGAGAACGAAAGGGCATTCGAGCTATTAGAAATACTGCTCCTGAAACACACATATCTAATCCATCCGTAAAACACAGGTTCTCAACTCTTTCAGAGACCCGACAATACTTAATCGTTTTTTTAATTAGAAGATCAGATAACCGCAAGCTGGCTGCTCAGACCATAAAGCATTTGCTAACCAAAACCACACCATCATGAAAAAGTTATTTATTATAATCGGAGGATTCATCATTATCTCAAGCGGTTGTAAACAAGAAACTATTAAAGGAAACCTTGTTTCAGAACATAAGAATAAAATAAAAATGACTGACATTGAATGGTCTGAGCAGGCTGACAATCCCGACAAACATTTAGAATTCTTTGCCGATGAAGCTATTGTCCTTGCTCCTGGACAACCTATTCTGTCGGGTAAAAAAACCATTAAGGACCTGCTGGAAAGATATCATTCCATTCCCGGTTTCAAAATTCATTGGGAACCGGTTAAAGTTGAAGTAGCCGAATCCGGCGACCTCGGGTATTCATTGGGAACGTATGTCCTTACCATGCAAGATTCCCTCGGGAATGAAATTAAAGACTACGGGAAATACGTTACTATTTGGAAAGCGTATAATGACAGCTTGTGGAAAGTTTCTGTCGACATGTTCAATTCAAACAAATAGCAACCGAAACTATTATTCAAAGATCAGTTTTCCTTTAAACAACTCTTCCACTTCAACGACAGGGGGTCTGTTAAAAGACCTGACATTACCATAGCTGATTATTTCCCCTTTTAAACTTTCTACAGGGTTGACCAGGATGTCATTAGTTCCCCTATGATAGACAGAAACCTTCTCTGCCATTAATTCTTTACCTTCAAACCTGCTATTTCCTGCGGTATATCTAAGCTCCAAATTACGAACCCTGCCCCTGGCATAACAGTTGGATAAATTTGAAAAATTGAGTCTCAGGGTATCCATGTCGATATCGATATCAAAATCCCCAACAGACTGATAACCTCCGGCACTATATTGTTCAGAGATCAACAATAAGTTTTTATATTTCCATACCCCGTCAGAATATACGGTAAATTGACTCGCATTCCTGATTTCCTTTAAATCGGGTACTGTGATATATATCCTGGTTTTGTCATAATCACGTACAAAATTACACGAGTTATTATCGGCCAAAATCAACCTTCCCTCCTCTACGCTCACACTAATATCATTAATCAGGTTTTTACCCGACTCTACTTCAACTCTGTATTCATCGCCCATTTTAACGATCAGGGTGACACCATCAAGTACGGTGACTTTGTCAAAACCCGAAACGTCCCTTATTTCTTTAACGAGACTCCCTGCGGTTTGAAAGCAATCCGAAGCATCTTCATTGTTACACGAAGTGACGGCCAAGGTTAACAGAAATAATACAAATAGTTTTTTCATCATTCAAACACATTAAAATCTATACCCCAATCCAAATTCTACTGCTTCGGCTTTCGCCGCATGCGTTTTTAACGTAAGAGCACTAAAGAGTTTGTTGCCAAGATAATATTTTAGTCCAACTCTCTGGTATAATCGTCCTTCAAAATCGATCGGGTAGTACGTATAATATCCAAATTGAGTAACCAAAGACATCTTGTTCATAAAAAGTTCGTGTCCCACAAAAAGTCCGGTTCTTTTATAGTCATCATCTTCACTAATCCCCCAATGAGGAGATGCGACAGCCCTGTACCGGGCATACTGTTTTAAAAAATTCGAGTAGAATATATCGGTTCCCAACTGAACAGCACTTTTTTTATTGAGCCGCTTATCTGCATATACGGAGAATACATAAAAAGGGAACTGCCCGCTATTTACCTGGTCACTTTCATTCAATCCGGCCCGGAAAACAAAATTTACACGCATCCTTTCCGTAAACTTATTACTCAAATGGTCATCTGCATATACAGGGGTGTTTTTATCTAACTTATAATTAACCCCGACATTAAATGTTACAGAATTCACACTTGTATTCGGCGCTTTTACATTAGCATTGGAGTAGTGTATTAATGAAAGCCCGGCCTGAATTCCCAGATCACCTAGCAACCGTTCTTTTTTATAATTGAGCATCAACATCGTACTACTCAAAATCCTTGACCCAAAAGCTACATTCCTGAAATTATTTTCATTATCGTACGGTGCTGAGGTATATGCCAAACCTTGCCCGATCCGCATCATCAAATTTCTATTTAAAAAATAAAAGTTATAGTGCGCATACAATGCATGATTCTGTCCGAGGTATTCATTCTTAAAATTCTGATATGAGTAAGAAGCTCCATAATCAGGATAATTATAACGTTGCTCCCATTCTTTTCCCCCAAAGGTTTTTTTATTCCAGCCAATAATAAAACCTTCCGGATGCCCGGTAATTAAATGTTGGATATCGGTGTTGTGAAGGGCTATATTACCCGTAAAATAATTTACATCAACAAACGAGCTTTGTTGCTCTTTATCTTGAGCATTAACAACGTTGATAAATAATATAAAAATGAAAACAGCTTTTTTCAACATATCTAAAAATCAGAGGCAAAAATAATTTTATTTTTCGGGTAAGAAAAAATTACTGTCAATTTGGTGATTTCCATATTGTTTTTGTCCCCTGATCTTACTTAAAATACGGCTTCTGCAATTGTTTTGATATTATCCGATTTCCCCATCGAATAATAATGTAAAACCGGAATCCCTGCTTCTTTTAACTCTTTGGATTGCTGAATACTCCATTCTACACCTACCTGTCTGACCTCTTTATTGTTTTTACACTTTTCAACTGCAGCAATAAGTGTATCGGGCAAGTCTATTTTAAACACCTGCGGCAGTAATTGCAAATGCCGCTTTACGGCTATGGGTTTTAATCCCGGTATGATAGGCACATGAATACCATAATCTTTAGCTTGCTCTATAAACCGGAAAAACTTCTGATTGTCAAAAAACATCTGCGTAACCACATAATCGGCTCCGGCATCAACCTTTTCTTTCAATTTTTTCAGATCGAAATCTATTGACGGGGCTTCCAGATGCTTCTCCGGATATCCTGCCACACCTACACAAAAACTGGCTCTTTCTCCTTCTTCCAATGTTTCATGAAGATATTTGCCACAGCGCAGATTATGAATCTGACGCACCAAATCAACCGCATAAGAATGTCCGCCTGCTGTTGGTTCAAAATACCGCTGATGCTTCATGGCATCGCCTCTTAATGCCATTATATTGTTTATTCCCAAATAATGGCAATCTACGAGCATATATTCTGTTTCTTCCTTTGTAAAACCTCCACATAATAAATGCGGTATAGTATCCACATCGTATTTATGTTTAATCGCGGCACAAATACCTAAAGTTCCCGGGCGTCTTCTTGTTATTTTCCTGTCGAGTAGCCCTTCTCCCTTATCTATATATACGAATTCTTCTCGCGATGTTGTTACATCTATGAACGGAGGATTGAACTCCATAAGCGGGTCTATGTTTTTATACAGTTCATTGATATTACTTCCTTTTTGAGGAGGAATAATCTCGAATGAAAACAATGTTTTCCCTTTTGCTCTTTCGATGTGTTCTGTAACCTTCATTTTAATAATAATTTCTTTACCTCTTCAAAACTTCCTTCATATTCCCGATATATCCGTCTTCTCCCCGGGTAATCTGTTAAAATATATTTTTACTTACTGATTATATTCTTGAGACAGCTATCAATTTTCAGAGATTTTTTCAGTCTTCACTTCTTCTGCTATTTTTTATTCAATTGGTCGTAACCATGAACAATGATATATTCTTAAAGTTAACACTATAAAATCCGTTACGATTATCTAGTCTGCTATGTTAGGGTTCAACCATTTATTTGCTTCCTCTATACTGATATCACGTCGTGATGCGTAATCTTCAACCTGATCTTGTTTGATCTTTCCCAATCCAAAATATTTGCTTTGAGGGTTTGCAAAATAATATCCTGATACTGACGATGCCGGCCACATAGCCAAACTGTCTGTAAGTTTTACACCCGTATTCTTTTCTACATCCAGCAGCTTCCATATGGTTCTCTTTTCCAGATGGTCCGGGCAAGCCGGATAGCCTGGCGCAGGACGAATCCCTTTATACGATTCCCTGATCAGCTCTTCATTCGTTAATACCTCATCAGCAGCATATCCCCAGATTTCTTTACGTACCTTTTCGTGGAGGTATTCGGCAAATGCTTCCGCACAACGATCGGCGAGGGCTTTTATCATAATTGAATTGTAATCGTCTAAGTTCTCTTCATATTTTTTTGCGATTTCTTCAACACCAAAGCCTGTCGTCACACAAAACGCCCCCACATAATCCTGTTTTCCTGAACTCTTTGGGGCTATGAAATCTGCCAAAGCCATATTTGGAGCTCCCTTTGTTTTCTTGGATTGCTGACGTAAAGTCAAAAATCTATCTATAGCCTCTCCTTCCTCATTGTAAACTTCAATATCGTCATCTCCTACCTGATTGGCAGGGAAAACCCCCAATACGCCGGTTGCCTTCAGCCATTTCTCTGATTTTATCTTTTGAAACATTTCAAGAGCATCTTTATACAATGATCGTGCCTGTTCACCAACCACATCATCTTCTAATATGGCAGGGTACTTACCATGTAAATCCCATGATCTGAAGAATGGGGTCCAGTCTATATAATCCTCCAATGCATCGATAGCGGCCTCTATTTTCTTAACGCCTATAAAATTCGGTCTCACCGGAGTAAAATTATTCCAATCGACGGAGAATTTATTTGCCCTGGCATCCTGGATGCTTAAATATGTTTTCTTTTTCGATCTGTTCAGGAATCCTTCCCTTAGTTTATCATACTCCTCCCTGATTGCCACCGAATAAGACTCTAAAAATTTAGGGTTCACCAAATTTCCTGCTACGGTAACTGCCCGGGATGCATCATTTACATGCACCACCGTTTTAGAATATTCCGGGGCAATCTTAACTGCCGTATGAGCTCTGGATGTAGTAGCACCACCAATCATTACAGGGATATTGATATCCAGTTTTTCAAGTTCTTTGGCCAGGTACACCATTTCATCCAAAGACGGTGTTATTAATCCGCTCAGTCCGATTATGTCAACTTTTTCATCAAGGGCCGTCTGGATGATTTTTTCGGGGGGTACCATTACCCCGAGATCGACTACCTCATAATTATTACAGCCTAATACAACGCTGACAATATTTTTTCCAATATCATGTACATCTCCCTTTACTGTAGCCATCAGGATTTTACCTGCTGAACGGGACTCTTCGTCTTTTTCTTCCTCAATAAATGGCAACAAATATGCCACTGCTTTCTTCATTACTCTTGCCGATTTTACCACCTGCGGCAAGAACATTTTTCCACTTCCAAACAGATCTCCTACCACATTCATTCCATTCATCAAATGTCCTTCAATGACTTCGATGGGTTTGTTTACTGCCTGCCTTGCTTCTTCTATATCGACTTCAACAAATTCATCGATTCCCTTTACCAGCGAATGGGTTATTCTATCCTGAAGTTCGCCGGATCTCCATTCTTGATTTTGTTTTTCAGCGACCTTCCCATTACCTTTTACCGTTTCTGCAAGAGTCATCAGTCGTTCGGTGGCATCTTCCCTTCTATCCAGCAACACGTCTTCTACATGTTCTAAAAGGTCTTTTGGGATGTCGTCATATACTTCCAGCATCTGGGGATTTACAATCCCCATATCCATTCCGTTTTTTATGGCATGATACAAAAATGCTGAATGCATTGCTTCCCTGACTACATTATTTCCTCTGAAAGAAAAAGAAACATTACTGACCCCTCCACTAACGTGAGCATGCGGTAAGTTTTCACGAATCCATTTCGTAGCTCTAAAGAAATCAATTGCATTTTTCCTATGCTCTTCCATTCCTGTAGCGACAGGAAATATATTCGGATCGAAAATAATGTCTTCAGGAGAGAATTTCACCTTTTCTACCAATATATCGTAAGACCGTTTACATATCTCTATTCTTCTTTCATAGGTATCTGCCTGTCCTACCTCATCGAATGCCATTACAATAACTGCTGCGCCATAGCGTTTTATCTGTTTGGCCCGTTGAATAAACTCTTCTTCACCTTCTTTCAGACTGATGGAGTTCACAACACTTTTCCCCTGAACTACTTTTAGTCCTGCTTCGATGATTTCCCATTTAGAGCTATCGATCATAACGGGTACTCTGGCGATATCGGGTTCGGCTGCCATTAAATTCAGAAACGTCGTCATGGCATAGACACCATCCAACATTCCTTCATCCATATTCACATCAATAATCTGCGCTCCTCCTTCTACCTGTGATCGTGCTACTTCCAGGGCTTCATCGTATTTTTCTTCCTTGATCAACCTCAGAAAACGACGCGACCCTGTTACGTTGGTACGCTCTCCTATATTAATAAAATTACTCTCAGGCGTTACCACCAAAGGCTCTAACCCTGAAAGTTTCAAATATCTATTTGCTTTTGCCCCCATTAAACTAACTCCACAATTTTTCTTGGTTGATATTCTTTCACTGCATCGGCTATCATACGTATGTGATCGGGAGTTGTTCCACAACACCCTCCGATGATATTCACCACATTCTCCTCGAGGTAAGTCCTGATAAGTTGTTGCATCTCTTCTGCAGTCTGATCGTACTCTCCGAAATGATTTGGCAAACCGGCATTAGGATAGGCTGATATATAGAATGGGGTGTTCTGAGCTAATTGCTTAACATATGGCAATAACTGATCTGCTCCTAAGGCACAATTAAACCCTACACTTAATAACGGGATATGCGAAATGGAGACCAAAAAGGCTTCCGGCGTCTGTCCTGACAATGTTCTTCCGGAAGCATCTGTAATCGTTCCGCTAACCATAACAGGAATGTCAATTTTCTTCTCTTCTTTAACCTCATCAATAGCAAATAAAGCTGCTTTGGCATTCAGTGTATCGAATACAGTTTCTATCAGCAGCACATCTGCCCCGCCATTTATTAAACCTTCTGCCTGTTCTTTATAGGCTATCCGTAATTCATCAAAAGTAATGGCACGATAGCCCGGGTCATTAACATCCGGCGACATACTTGCAGTTTTATTGGTTGGGCCCATAGCTCCTGCTACAAAACGAGGTTTGCCTGGTGTTAATGCAGTATATTTATCTGCCACTTCCTTTGCTATTCTTGCTGATTCGTAGTTTAGTTCATACGCTAAATCTTCCATATGATAATCAGCCATGGCGATTGTTGTAGATGAGAACGTGTTCGTTTCCACAATATCGGCTCCCACCTCAAAATAAGCTGCATGAACTTCAGCGATTGCCTTAGGCTGGGTTAAAGACAGTAAATCGTTGTTGCCCTGTACCGGATATTTAAAATCTTTAAACCGGGCACCCCGAAAATCTTCCTCTGTAAATTTATACTGCTGCAACATGGTTCCCATGGCACCATCCATTACCAAAATTCTTTTTTCGAGTTCTTTTCTAATATCTCTCATACGAGCTGCTTTAGCTTATTCCC of the Zhouia spongiae genome contains:
- a CDS encoding prephenate dehydratase; translation: MKTKVAIQGIRGSFHHLVAQEYFHDGVDVHECLSFDKLVDSLLDKTCGMAVMAIENSIAGSIIPNYALIDANHLHIIGEHYINIHQNLMALKGQEIEDINEVYSHPMALLQTKEFFKKYPHIKLIEDADTAEVAQRIHEQQLDGVGAVASYAAAKMYDLEILGPEIQTIKNNATRFVIVQTKNSAIPEDEINKASLKFELDHKRGSLATILNVMSDCRMNLTKIQSLPIIETPWKYSFFVDVTFEKYSDFEKAKSVLEIMAEHFKVLGEYKNARL
- the pncB gene encoding nicotinate phosphoribosyltransferase codes for the protein MINENNYSIFNSILDNDFYKFTMQCAVVKLFPNVKAKYKFINRGEHKFPEGFGQALRSAVDNMARLQLTRDEKSFLTETCHYLNPAYIDFLEGYRYDPSEVSIQQTGEDLEVYVSGYWYRTILWEVPLLSLICELYYELTGQERWTKEKVVDTTLNKIKLYNELGVTFAEFGTRRRHSYRTHREVMHTLSTYKGKSFIGSSNVHMAMLYNVKPIGTHAHEWFMFHAAEYGFKMANALSLEHWVDVYRGDLGVALSDTYTTDVFFKQFDTKFAKLFDGVRHDSGDPIEFAEKTIIHYKHHGINPLYKYIIFSDGLNPEKVESITHACKGKIGISFGIGTNLTNDVGLKPMNIVIKLTDVLTNDNEWIPTVKLSDEPNKHTGDEKMISLAKELLRIKD
- the gldA gene encoding gliding motility-associated ABC transporter ATP-binding subunit GldA → MSIAVSNITKVYGEQKALNNISFSIEKGEIVGFLGPNGAGKSTMMKILTTYIKPSSGKASVNKYDIGTEKRKVQKSIGYLPEHNPLYLDMYVKEYLAFNAGIYNIPKTRIKEIITLTGLTPEAHKKIGQLSKGYRQRVGLATAMLHDPDVLILDEPTTGLDPNQLTEIRELIKNAGKNKTVLLSTHIMQEVEAICDRVIVINKGQIVADKKLSQLNDEKQQVIFVEFDYRVEDILLKELPHITTIKNIAGFAYELHFNTDKDMRPAIFDFAQENGLKTLQLNHKHKNLETLFRELTS
- a CDS encoding YybH family protein, with the translated sequence MKKLFIIIGGFIIISSGCKQETIKGNLVSEHKNKIKMTDIEWSEQADNPDKHLEFFADEAIVLAPGQPILSGKKTIKDLLERYHSIPGFKIHWEPVKVEVAESGDLGYSLGTYVLTMQDSLGNEIKDYGKYVTIWKAYNDSLWKVSVDMFNSNK
- a CDS encoding head GIN domain-containing protein; this translates as MMKKLFVLFLLTLAVTSCNNEDASDCFQTAGSLVKEIRDVSGFDKVTVLDGVTLIVKMGDEYRVEVESGKNLINDISVSVEEGRLILADNNSCNFVRDYDKTRIYITVPDLKEIRNASQFTVYSDGVWKYKNLLLISEQYSAGGYQSVGDFDIDIDMDTLRLNFSNLSNCYARGRVRNLELRYTAGNSRFEGKELMAEKVSVYHRGTNDILVNPVESLKGEIISYGNVRSFNRPPVVEVEELFKGKLIFE
- a CDS encoding acyloxyacyl hydrolase; translated protein: MLKKAVFIFILFINVVNAQDKEQQSSFVDVNYFTGNIALHNTDIQHLITGHPEGFIIGWNKKTFGGKEWEQRYNYPDYGASYSYQNFKNEYLGQNHALYAHYNFYFLNRNLMMRIGQGLAYTSAPYDNENNFRNVAFGSRILSSTMLMLNYKKERLLGDLGIQAGLSLIHYSNANVKAPNTSVNSVTFNVGVNYKLDKNTPVYADDHLSNKFTERMRVNFVFRAGLNESDQVNSGQFPFYVFSVYADKRLNKKSAVQLGTDIFYSNFLKQYARYRAVASPHWGISEDDDYKRTGLFVGHELFMNKMSLVTQFGYYTYYPIDFEGRLYQRVGLKYYLGNKLFSALTLKTHAAKAEAVEFGLGYRF
- the metF gene encoding methylenetetrahydrofolate reductase [NAD(P)H]; amino-acid sequence: MKVTEHIERAKGKTLFSFEIIPPQKGSNINELYKNIDPLMEFNPPFIDVTTSREEFVYIDKGEGLLDRKITRRRPGTLGICAAIKHKYDVDTIPHLLCGGFTKEETEYMLVDCHYLGINNIMALRGDAMKHQRYFEPTAGGHSYAVDLVRQIHNLRCGKYLHETLEEGERASFCVGVAGYPEKHLEAPSIDFDLKKLKEKVDAGADYVVTQMFFDNQKFFRFIEQAKDYGIHVPIIPGLKPIAVKRHLQLLPQVFKIDLPDTLIAAVEKCKNNKEVRQVGVEWSIQQSKELKEAGIPVLHYYSMGKSDNIKTIAEAVF
- the metH gene encoding methionine synthase encodes the protein MGAKANRYLKLSGLEPLVVTPESNFINIGERTNVTGSRRFLRLIKEEKYDEALEVARSQVEGGAQIIDVNMDEGMLDGVYAMTTFLNLMAAEPDIARVPVMIDSSKWEIIEAGLKVVQGKSVVNSISLKEGEEEFIQRAKQIKRYGAAVIVMAFDEVGQADTYERRIEICKRSYDILVEKVKFSPEDIIFDPNIFPVATGMEEHRKNAIDFFRATKWIRENLPHAHVSGGVSNVSFSFRGNNVVREAMHSAFLYHAIKNGMDMGIVNPQMLEVYDDIPKDLLEHVEDVLLDRREDATERLMTLAETVKGNGKVAEKQNQEWRSGELQDRITHSLVKGIDEFVEVDIEEARQAVNKPIEVIEGHLMNGMNVVGDLFGSGKMFLPQVVKSARVMKKAVAYLLPFIEEEKDEESRSAGKILMATVKGDVHDIGKNIVSVVLGCNNYEVVDLGVMVPPEKIIQTALDEKVDIIGLSGLITPSLDEMVYLAKELEKLDINIPVMIGGATTSRAHTAVKIAPEYSKTVVHVNDASRAVTVAGNLVNPKFLESYSVAIREEYDKLREGFLNRSKKKTYLSIQDARANKFSVDWNNFTPVRPNFIGVKKIEAAIDALEDYIDWTPFFRSWDLHGKYPAILEDDVVGEQARSLYKDALEMFQKIKSEKWLKATGVLGVFPANQVGDDDIEVYNEEGEAIDRFLTLRQQSKKTKGAPNMALADFIAPKSSGKQDYVGAFCVTTGFGVEEIAKKYEENLDDYNSIMIKALADRCAEAFAEYLHEKVRKEIWGYAADEVLTNEELIRESYKGIRPAPGYPACPDHLEKRTIWKLLDVEKNTGVKLTDSLAMWPASSVSGYYFANPQSKYFGLGKIKQDQVEDYASRRDISIEEANKWLNPNIAD
- a CDS encoding homocysteine S-methyltransferase family protein — translated: MRDIRKELEKRILVMDGAMGTMLQQYKFTEEDFRGARFKDFKYPVQGNNDLLSLTQPKAIAEVHAAYFEVGADIVETNTFSSTTIAMADYHMEDLAYELNYESARIAKEVADKYTALTPGKPRFVAGAMGPTNKTASMSPDVNDPGYRAITFDELRIAYKEQAEGLINGGADVLLIETVFDTLNAKAALFAIDEVKEEKKIDIPVMVSGTITDASGRTLSGQTPEAFLVSISHIPLLSVGFNCALGADQLLPYVKQLAQNTPFYISAYPNAGLPNHFGEYDQTAEEMQQLIRTYLEENVVNIIGGCCGTTPDHIRMIADAVKEYQPRKIVELV